A genomic region of Papaver somniferum cultivar HN1 chromosome 7, ASM357369v1, whole genome shotgun sequence contains the following coding sequences:
- the LOC113298646 gene encoding pentatricopeptide repeat-containing protein At2g32630-like, with the protein MTIPNQKLLKTLRSVLTSDTTIKTNYESANKISEALKTLGCKSLLQPNNFPLLSNLNTDIIHLVVSNPLLKPTTCLDFFNFLNDDNKRFLTPPTYEHDLQTYITLSLRLFKDRKFRMAKCLLNHVATHENLNCPVSATASLVENLCKDSHTLSEFFDMFFRVYLEQNMFEEAFHVLDHMKKNNLEPDTRSITIAVDKLFKNGKLEKARFMVVGGSKGIKPNIFTYNALINGFIKMGKFEEVHEILELIDNEGLSKNVTTYTLLINKFITEGNTEEAEKVFAEMLERKIEPDIHVYTSMISGNCRSGNMKRAFALFDELSEKRINPNVHTYAALVNGLCRVGQTDAVKILLKEMQCNGIYLNQVVFNTIMDGHCKKGAVHEASKLFDVMEKNGIKADVFSYNIIACGLCKLNRISEAKAILLSMVGKDTLPNCVSFTILIDIHCKEGNIAEAMRVLRDMEKKGVQPNVVTYNALIDGYCKNGKMKEACEIKDVMEKKRIVPDVYTYTSLMHGNFMVGNVDNGLKLFQEMVARSLSPNLVTYTMMISNLSKEGRSDEAFRLYDEMKIVGLVPDDALYTTLVGSLHNEVPRNS; encoded by the coding sequence AGACATAATCCATCTTGTTGTCTCTAACCCTCTTCTCAAacccactacttgtttagatttcTTCAATTTTCTTAATGATGATAATAAACGATTTCTCACTCCTCCTACTTATGAGCATGATCTTCAAACTTATATAACCTTAAGTTTAAGGTTATTCAAAGACAGAAAATTCCGAATGGCAAAATGTCTTCTTAATCATGTTGCAACTCATGAAAATCTGAACTGCCCAGTTTCAGCTACAGCTTCTTTGGTGGAGAATCTTTGTAAGGATTCTCATACTTTGAGTGaattttttgatatgttttttagaGTTTATTTAGAGCAAAACATGTTTGAGGAGGCTTTTCATGTTCTTGATCACATGAAGAAGAATAACTTGGAACCGGATACACGGTCGATCACGATTGCTGTCGATAAGCTTTTTAAGAATGGAAAGCTCGAGAAGGCTAGGTTCATGGTGGTGGGCGGAAGTAAAGGGATTAAACCAAATATTTTTACTTATAATGCTCTGATTAATGGGTTTATTAAAATGGGTAAATTTGAGGAGGTTCATGAAATACTGGAGTTGATTGATAACGAGGGACTATCAAAAAATGTTACAACTTATACACTTCTGATTAATAAGTTTATAACTGAGGGCAATACTGAAGAAGCTGAAAAGGTGTTTGCAGAAATGCTTGAGCGAAAGATTGAACCTGATATACACGTTTATACATCAATGATAAGTGGAAATTGCAGAAGTGGAAATATGAAAAGAGCATTTGCGTTGTTTGATGAACTGTCTGAGAAAAGAATAAATCCTAATGTACATACTTATGCTGCATTAGTGAATGGTCTTTGTAGAGTTGGACAAACGGATGCGGTGAAGATATTGTTAAAGGAGATGCAGTGCAATGGAATTTATTTGAACCAGGTGGTGTTTAATACAATAATGGATGGGCATTGTAAGAAAGGAGCAGTGCATGAAGCTTCAAAATTGTTTGATGTAATGGAGAAGAATGGTATTAAAGCTGATGTATTTTCATATAACATAATTGCATGTGGATTATGCAAGTTAAACCGAATTAGTGAAGCAAAAGCGATATTGCTTAGTATGGTAGGTAAGGATACTCTGCCAAATTGTGTAAGCTTTACTATTTTGATTGACATTCATTGTAAAGAAGGAAATATTGCTGAAGCGATGAGGGTTTTACGTGATATGGAGAAGAAGGGTGTACAGCCTAATGTTGTTACTTATAATGCTCTTATAGACGGGTATTGCAAAAATGGGAAAATGAAGGAAGCTTGCGAGATTAAAGATGTTATGGAAAAGAAAAGGATAGTACCGGATGTGTATACTTATACGTCGCTTATGCATGGGAATTTCATGGTTGGGAATGTAGACAACGGGTTGAAACTGTTCCAGGAGATGGTGGCAAGGAGTTTGTCACCAAATTTGGTTACTTACACTATGATGATTTCAAATTTGTCTAAAGAAGGGAGATCTGATGAGGCTTTCCGTTTGTACGACGAAATGAAAATTGTGGGTCTAGTGCCTGATGATGCTCTATACACCACCCTGGTTGGTAGTCTTCACAATGAGGTGCCAAGAAACTCTTAA